From Paenibacillus physcomitrellae, the proteins below share one genomic window:
- a CDS encoding ABC transporter permease subunit → MKPASRLLKSLLIYLTAFLLVILFVLLPRTERFSWTVYGNNIRDFVAQLLLERSLGVSQYNVPAGQEVLDALGKSILIIPSALLIAFVFGILKGMLDYVFSKWKLSVLGSGVTWLFQSIPDFLLLLLAQWYIIHHGNKIRFFAPDGWTGFYIPVVLASIYPVMYVARITYASIASQEGEFYIKTAVAKGLPSWLIFFKHIMLNCVTRILTHFTPLGVYIISSLVLIEYFRNILGAARRMFVGIDYMTFLGISGPRYEPGVLIGIAFCFMLIVALFQIISFLALRWLGPAEARREES, encoded by the coding sequence ATGAAACCAGCTTCACGTCTGCTCAAGTCGCTGTTAATCTATTTAACCGCCTTTCTGCTCGTCATTCTGTTCGTCCTGCTGCCGCGGACGGAGCGTTTCAGCTGGACCGTATACGGGAATAACATCAGGGATTTTGTTGCCCAGCTGCTGCTGGAGCGCTCGCTCGGCGTGTCGCAGTATAATGTGCCTGCCGGCCAGGAGGTGCTTGACGCACTTGGAAAAAGCATACTTATTATTCCCTCGGCCCTGCTGATCGCGTTTGTCTTCGGCATCCTCAAAGGCATGCTGGATTACGTTTTCTCCAAATGGAAGTTAAGCGTACTGGGCAGCGGAGTAACCTGGTTGTTCCAATCCATTCCCGACTTTCTGCTTCTGCTGCTCGCGCAGTGGTACATCATTCATCACGGCAACAAAATCCGTTTCTTTGCGCCCGATGGATGGACAGGCTTCTATATTCCTGTCGTGCTGGCCTCCATTTATCCCGTCATGTATGTGGCGCGGATTACCTATGCTTCCATTGCCTCCCAGGAAGGAGAGTTTTATATTAAAACTGCTGTTGCCAAAGGTTTGCCCTCCTGGCTGATCTTCTTTAAACATATCATGCTGAATTGCGTGACCCGGATTTTGACCCATTTTACACCGCTTGGCGTTTATATTATTTCAAGTCTGGTGCTGATCGAATATTTCCGCAATATTCTCGGGGCGGCGAGACGGATGTTTGTCGGCATTGACTACATGACGTTTTTGGGAATCTCCGGACCCAGATATGAGCCCGGCGTGCTGATCGGCATCGCCTTCTGCTTTATGCTGATCGTTGCGCTTTTTCAGATCATCAGCTTCCTGGCCCTCAGATGGCTGGGTCCGGCTGAAGCCCGCAGGGAGGAATCATAA
- a CDS encoding amidohydrolase/deacetylase family metallohydrolase — translation MGRRLLRNLRQTDGRLIDLVITDGILTEVRVQGEDLSDVHGEGNPDSGGRFDGFDVWEAPAGTYVSSGWIDMHVHAFPEFDPYGDEIDEIGIKQGVTTIVDAGSCGADRIADLEASGRKADTRLLAFLNISQIGLKRIDELSDMSWINRDKVVQAVRDYPDFIVGLKARISRSVVKESGIQPLVAARELSEQTGLSLMVHIGSAPPDIREVVPLLQRKDIITHYLNGKANNLFDADGNPLDVLTDAVRRGVHLDVGHGTASFSFATAEAAKRHGIHPDTISTDIYRGNRLNGPVYSMANVLSKFLELGYGLEETVRRVTVNAADWLGRPELGRIQAGDSANLTFFTVADEATELVDSEGERRTSNRRIEAKGAVVGDKFFSSEIRA, via the coding sequence ATGGGCAGAAGGCTGCTTAGAAATCTGCGGCAGACCGATGGCAGGCTGATAGATCTCGTGATAACAGATGGAATCCTTACCGAAGTTCGAGTTCAAGGGGAGGATCTATCGGATGTACATGGAGAGGGGAATCCGGATTCCGGCGGCCGTTTTGATGGCTTTGACGTTTGGGAAGCGCCGGCCGGCACTTACGTCTCGAGCGGCTGGATTGATATGCACGTTCATGCCTTCCCCGAATTTGATCCGTACGGGGATGAAATTGATGAAATCGGCATCAAACAGGGCGTAACGACGATTGTCGATGCAGGCAGCTGCGGAGCCGACCGGATTGCCGATCTGGAAGCAAGCGGGAGGAAGGCGGATACCCGGCTGCTGGCTTTCTTGAATATTTCCCAAATCGGGCTGAAACGTATTGATGAGTTGTCCGATATGTCCTGGATTAACCGGGACAAGGTCGTGCAGGCCGTCCGGGATTATCCGGATTTTATCGTTGGCCTGAAAGCCCGGATCAGCCGCAGCGTCGTTAAGGAAAGCGGCATTCAGCCGCTTGTGGCGGCGCGGGAGCTGTCGGAACAGACGGGGCTGTCGCTGATGGTCCATATCGGCTCTGCGCCGCCGGACATCCGGGAAGTGGTGCCGCTGCTGCAGCGGAAAGATATCATTACGCATTATCTGAACGGCAAAGCCAACAATTTGTTTGATGCGGACGGCAATCCGCTGGACGTATTGACGGACGCGGTGCGGCGCGGCGTTCATCTGGATGTGGGGCACGGCACCGCAAGCTTCTCGTTCGCCACGGCGGAAGCGGCCAAACGGCACGGCATCCATCCGGATACGATCAGCACGGACATTTACCGCGGCAATCGGCTGAACGGACCCGTGTACAGCATGGCGAACGTGCTGAGCAAATTTCTGGAGCTCGGCTACGGGCTGGAGGAGACGGTACGGCGCGTTACGGTGAATGCGGCGGACTGGCTTGGCCGTCCGGAGCTGGGCCGGATTCAAGCCGGTGATTCGGCGAACCTGACCTTTTTTACAGTGGCAGATGAAGCAACAGAGCTTGTGGATTCCGAAGGGGAACGCCGGACCTCAAACCGGCGAATTGAAGCTAAAGGAGCGGTTGTCGGTGACAAATTCTTTTCAAGCGAAATACGGGCTTAA
- a CDS encoding DgaE family pyridoxal phosphate-dependent ammonia lyase produces MTNSFQAKYGLKRVINASGRMSILGVSAPTDTVMEAMKQGGQSYVEIADLVDKAGDYVARHVGSEAAVVVNSASSGIALSVAAVVTRGNRRLSERLHQEPIEKNEIIILKGHNVQYGAPVETMVYLGGGKLVEVGYANEGKAEHMADAVNERTAALLYVKSHHAVQKNMISVEEAWEVAQSKGIPLIVDAAAEEDLQKYVKVSDLAIYSGSKAIEGPTSGIVAGKRTYIEWLKVQLHGIGRSMKVGKETTFGLLQALDEYAEKQDRSEQEKAELQRLVALNGQIPGIKVTIVQDEAGRAIFRGRIHVDASEAGLTARELNDKLQKGDIAIYTRDYGVRQGYFDIDPRPLMGDDMAVIEAKIREYTGGTANV; encoded by the coding sequence GTGACAAATTCTTTTCAAGCGAAATACGGGCTTAAACGGGTAATTAACGCCAGCGGACGGATGAGTATTCTTGGGGTATCCGCCCCAACGGATACCGTTATGGAAGCGATGAAGCAGGGCGGGCAAAGTTACGTGGAGATCGCCGACCTGGTCGATAAAGCCGGGGATTACGTGGCGCGTCATGTAGGTTCGGAAGCCGCCGTTGTCGTGAACTCGGCTTCAAGCGGAATTGCGTTGTCCGTGGCCGCTGTCGTAACCCGGGGCAACCGCAGGCTAAGCGAGCGGCTGCATCAGGAGCCGATAGAGAAGAACGAAATCATTATTCTTAAAGGGCACAACGTGCAGTACGGCGCCCCCGTAGAAACAATGGTTTACCTGGGCGGTGGAAAGCTGGTGGAGGTTGGTTATGCCAATGAAGGCAAAGCCGAGCATATGGCGGATGCCGTTAATGAACGTACGGCTGCCCTGCTGTATGTGAAGTCCCACCATGCGGTCCAGAAAAATATGATTTCCGTCGAAGAAGCCTGGGAGGTCGCGCAGAGCAAAGGGATTCCGCTCATTGTGGACGCGGCGGCCGAAGAGGACCTGCAGAAATACGTGAAGGTGTCCGACCTCGCCATCTACAGCGGCTCCAAAGCGATCGAAGGCCCGACGTCCGGCATTGTGGCCGGCAAGCGAACCTATATCGAATGGCTGAAGGTGCAGCTGCACGGCATCGGCCGCAGCATGAAGGTCGGCAAGGAGACAACGTTTGGCCTGCTCCAGGCTCTGGACGAATATGCGGAGAAGCAGGACCGCAGCGAGCAGGAGAAAGCGGAACTGCAGCGTTTGGTGGCCCTCAATGGCCAAATCCCCGGCATCAAGGTTACGATTGTACAGGATGAAGCGGGCCGGGCCATCTTCCGCGGACGTATTCATGTGGACGCTTCGGAAGCAGGCTTAACCGCCAGGGAACTGAACGACAAGCTTCAAAAGGGAGACATCGCCATTTATACTAGGGACTATGGAGTCCGCCAAGGGTATTTCGATATCGATCCGCGTCCGCTCATGGGAGATGACATGGCCGTCATCGAAGCCAAAATCCGCGAATATACAGGGGGAACAGCAAATGTCTAA
- the dagF gene encoding 2-dehydro-3-deoxy-phosphogluconate aldolase: MSNISKRFYNNRVALNVLAKDIANAKEVFEAAQGHVLVGVLSKDYATVELAVEAMKAYGREIEDAVSIGLGAGDNRQATVVAEIAKHYPGSHINQVFPAVGATRASLNGKDSWINSLVSPTGKAGYVNISTGPVSAAQTETAIVPVKAAIALVKDMGGNALKYFPMQGLSREEELRAVAKACAEEGFALEPTGGIDLDNFEAILRIALEAGVPQVIPHVYSSIIDKESGKTNVHDVQVLHQMMTKLANQYA; this comes from the coding sequence ATGTCTAATATCAGCAAACGTTTCTATAACAACCGTGTGGCCCTAAACGTGCTGGCGAAGGATATCGCCAATGCCAAGGAGGTCTTTGAGGCGGCGCAAGGCCATGTGCTGGTCGGCGTATTATCCAAGGACTACGCAACCGTTGAATTGGCCGTCGAAGCGATGAAGGCATACGGCCGCGAAATTGAGGATGCGGTATCCATCGGGCTTGGCGCCGGCGATAACCGTCAAGCCACCGTGGTTGCGGAAATCGCCAAACATTATCCGGGCAGCCATATCAACCAGGTCTTCCCGGCCGTGGGGGCTACACGGGCCAGCCTGAACGGGAAAGACAGCTGGATCAACAGCCTGGTCTCCCCCACCGGAAAGGCTGGTTATGTGAATATCTCAACAGGCCCGGTCAGCGCGGCTCAAACGGAAACGGCTATTGTGCCGGTTAAAGCGGCTATTGCGCTCGTTAAGGACATGGGCGGCAATGCGCTCAAATACTTCCCGATGCAGGGGCTGAGCCGGGAAGAGGAGCTGCGCGCGGTAGCGAAAGCGTGCGCCGAAGAAGGTTTTGCCCTGGAGCCGACGGGCGGAATCGACCTGGACAACTTTGAGGCCATTTTGCGGATTGCACTGGAAGCCGGCGTTCCACAGGTGATTCCTCACGTCTATTCGTCTATTATTGATAAAGAGAGCGGGAAAACGAATGTTCATGACGTGCAGGTGCTGCACCAAATGATGACAAAGCTGGCCAACCAATATGCCTAA